Proteins encoded together in one Malaclemys terrapin pileata isolate rMalTer1 chromosome 16, rMalTer1.hap1, whole genome shotgun sequence window:
- the PLA2G1B gene encoding phospholipase A2, whose translation MKFILLILLFSVGAANAATISRALWQFRAMIKCTIPSSNPLQDYNNYGCYCGLGGSGTPVDTLDRCCQVHDNCYSEAKKLSACKGLLDNPYTELYTYSCSGTTITCSTKNDPCEMFICECDRKAAICFAGAPYNPDYKNLDSALCA comes from the exons ATGAAATTCATCCTGCTCATTCTGCTGTTTTCAG TGGGTGCGGCCAATGCCGCTACCATCTCCCGGGCTCTGTGGCAGTTCCGCGCGATGATCAAATGCACTATCCCAAGCAGCAACCCACTACAGGATTACAATAACTACGGCTGCTACTGTGGCCTCGGCGGCAGTGGAACACCAGTGGATACCCTTGACAG GTGCTGTCAGGTGCATGATAACTGCTATTCTGAGGCCAAGAAGCTTTCAGCGTGTAAAGGACTTCTGGACAACCCTTACACAGAGCTGTATACCTACAGCTGCTCGGGCACCACCATTACCTGTAGCA cCAAGAACGACCCGTGCGAGATGTTCATCTGCGAGTGCGACCGCAAGGCGGCCATCTGCTTCGCGGGGGCGCCCTACAACCCGGACTACAAGAACCTGGACTCCGCCCTGTGCGCCTGA